A genome region from Salvia splendens isolate huo1 chromosome 19, SspV2, whole genome shotgun sequence includes the following:
- the LOC121780333 gene encoding phosphoprotein ECPP44-like: protein MADHVNYDNTKPVSDEPCEGTTTAVAVESTDRGLFGFGGKKEEAKCEETPIASEFEEKVKVSEEPVKEEEKKHEGLIEKLRRSDSSSSSSSEEEEVGEDGLKKKKKKKGLKEKIVGEKEKEKKAECEDTSVPVEKYEEHEEKKGFLDKIKDKLPGGKKTEEVAAPPPPAPVVADYSEAEGKEKKGFLDKIKEKLPGYHPKSDEEKEKEKEKEGAC from the exons ATGGCTGATCACGTGAACTACGACAACACCAAGCCCGTTTCCGACGAGCCTTGCGAAGGCACCACCACCGCTGTCGCCGTGGAGAGCACCGATCGCGGCCTCTTCGGCTTCGGCGGCAAGAAGGAGGAGGCAAAGTGCGAGGAGACTCCGATCGCCTCCGAATTCGAGGAGAAAGTCAAGGTCTCCGAAGAGCCGGtgaaggaggaggagaagaagcaCGAAGGATTGATCGAGAAGCTTCGCCGCTCCGATAGTTCTAGCAGTTCC TCGAGTGAGGAGGAAGAAGTTGGGGAAGACGgactgaagaagaagaaaaagaagaagggtTTGAAGGAGAAGATTGTAGGAGAGAAGGAAAAGGAGAAGAAGGCTGAGTGCGAAGATACATCGGTTCCGGTGGAGAAGTACGAAGAGCATGAGGAGAAGAAAGGCTTCCTAGACAAGATCAAGGACAAGCTTCCCGGAGGCAAGAAGACAGAGGAGGTTGCTGCACCTCCACCACCGGCTCCGGTCGTTGCGGATTATTCGGAGGCGGAGGGGAAGGAAAAGAAGGGATTTTTGGATAAGATCAAGGAGAAGCTCCCTGGGTACCACCCAAAGAGTGatgaagaaaaggaaaaggaaaaggaaaaggagggTGCATGCTAA